A genomic segment from Engystomops pustulosus unplaced genomic scaffold, aEngPut4.maternal MAT_SCAFFOLD_129, whole genome shotgun sequence encodes:
- the LOC140108422 gene encoding uncharacterized protein isoform X2, which translates to MGGRESSLNFSHPSEGLRKCSGGLSQQISDPSTRVESERGGLSGDHFKMGITSHRSVCLKEELQGRQVLLAESKRGPLGAGCILTGLEPRSGRCLSPNPVGKQGAAEAVDQSRQSYPDRTLLAEEELVPNSSEVSSGPSIHSSGEARPSTSGTSPASEPRVSKIGSLDPESAFLKTKGLSYKDGFEKGLRPSTLKVQVLALSAFYDTALAEHRNQEIVLPTFCQHPRSPMEEKWHLLDENIKARRLRKPQLDDGLLKPLKNATRSRVFPYRFQLKPILLGLCLHLGRSEGEPLLKRFVKLPHGAQILHLLSTIDLMFYLPEIWPSARKYFRLGSLPDWA; encoded by the exons ATGGGCGGAAGAGAATCTTCGCTCAATTTCAGCCATCCATCTGAAGGGCTCAGAAAATGTAGTGgcggattatctcagcagatCTCAGATCCTTCCACACGAGTGGAGTCTGAACGAGGAGGTCTTTCAGGAGATCATTTCAAGATGGGGATTACCAGCCATCGATCTGTTTGCCTCAAGGAAGAACTGCAAGGTAGACAAGTTCTACTCGCTGAATCCAAGAGAGGCCCCTTGGGTGCTGGATGCATTCTCACAGGTCTGGAGCCAAGATCTGGTAGATGCCTTTCCCCCAATCCCGTTGGTAAGCAAGGTGCTGCAGAAGCTGTTGATCAGTCCAGACAGTCTTATCCTGATCGCACCCTTCTAGCCGAAGAAGAGTTGGTTCCCAATTCTTCAGAAGTTAGCAGTGGACCTTCCATTCATTCTTCCGGAGAGGCCagaccttctacatcagggaccAGTCCTGCATCAGAACCCAGGGTTTCTAAAATtggcagcctggatcctgaaagcgcCTTCTTGAAAACAAAGGGACTATCATATAAG GACGGGTTTGAAAAGGGGCTTCGACCCAGCACCTTGAAAGTCCAGGTCTTGGCCCTGAGTGCATTCTATGACACCGCACTTGCAGAACACAG GAACCAAGAGATTGTCTTACCAACATTTTGCCAGCATCCAAGAAGTCCTATGGAGGAGAAATGGCATCTGTTGGAT GAAAACATAAAGGCAAGAAGGCTTCGAAAACCACAATTGGACGATGGATTACTGAAGCCATTAAAGAATGCTACAAGGTCAAGGGTGTTCCCCTACCGCTTTCAGTTAAAGCCCATTCTACTAGGGCTATGTCTACATCTTGGGCGGAGCGAGGGGGAGCCTCTATTGAAGAGATTTGTAAAGCTGCCACATGGAGCTCAAATACTACATTTGTTAAGCACCATAGACTTAATGTTCTATCTTCCAGAGATCTGGCCTTCGGCCAGAAAGTACTTCAGGCTGGGGTCCCTCCCTGACTGGGCataa
- the LOC140108422 gene encoding uncharacterized protein isoform X1, which produces MGGRESSLNFSHPSEGLRKCSGGLSQQISDPSTRVESERGGLSGDHFKMGITSHRSVCLKEELQGRQVLLAESKRGPLGAGCILTGLEPRSGRCLSPNPVGKQGAAEAVDQSRQSYPDRTLLAEEELVPNSSEVSSGPSIHSSGEARPSTSGTSPASEPRVSKIGSLDPESAFLKTKGLSYKVIKTLKNSRKPVTHAIYLKIWKKFCSWSKDMPNQDSPNVCQILDFLQDGFEKGLRPSTLKVQVLALSAFYDTALAEHRNQEIVLPTFCQHPRSPMEEKWHLLDENIKARRLRKPQLDDGLLKPLKNATRSRVFPYRFQLKPILLGLCLHLGRSEGEPLLKRFVKLPHGAQILHLLSTIDLMFYLPEIWPSARKYFRLGSLPDWA; this is translated from the exons ATGGGCGGAAGAGAATCTTCGCTCAATTTCAGCCATCCATCTGAAGGGCTCAGAAAATGTAGTGgcggattatctcagcagatCTCAGATCCTTCCACACGAGTGGAGTCTGAACGAGGAGGTCTTTCAGGAGATCATTTCAAGATGGGGATTACCAGCCATCGATCTGTTTGCCTCAAGGAAGAACTGCAAGGTAGACAAGTTCTACTCGCTGAATCCAAGAGAGGCCCCTTGGGTGCTGGATGCATTCTCACAGGTCTGGAGCCAAGATCTGGTAGATGCCTTTCCCCCAATCCCGTTGGTAAGCAAGGTGCTGCAGAAGCTGTTGATCAGTCCAGACAGTCTTATCCTGATCGCACCCTTCTAGCCGAAGAAGAGTTGGTTCCCAATTCTTCAGAAGTTAGCAGTGGACCTTCCATTCATTCTTCCGGAGAGGCCagaccttctacatcagggaccAGTCCTGCATCAGAACCCAGGGTTTCTAAAATtggcagcctggatcctgaaagcgcCTTCTTGAAAACAAAGGGACTATCATATAAGGTAATTAAGACCTTAAAAAATAGTAGGAAACCAGTAACTCATGCCATATatcttaaaatatggaaaaagttttgttcctgGTCTAAGGATATGCCTAATCAGGATTCTCCTAATGTATGTCAAATCCTTGATTTTCTACAGGACGGGTTTGAAAAGGGGCTTCGACCCAGCACCTTGAAAGTCCAGGTCTTGGCCCTGAGTGCATTCTATGACACCGCACTTGCAGAACACAG GAACCAAGAGATTGTCTTACCAACATTTTGCCAGCATCCAAGAAGTCCTATGGAGGAGAAATGGCATCTGTTGGAT GAAAACATAAAGGCAAGAAGGCTTCGAAAACCACAATTGGACGATGGATTACTGAAGCCATTAAAGAATGCTACAAGGTCAAGGGTGTTCCCCTACCGCTTTCAGTTAAAGCCCATTCTACTAGGGCTATGTCTACATCTTGGGCGGAGCGAGGGGGAGCCTCTATTGAAGAGATTTGTAAAGCTGCCACATGGAGCTCAAATACTACATTTGTTAAGCACCATAGACTTAATGTTCTATCTTCCAGAGATCTGGCCTTCGGCCAGAAAGTACTTCAGGCTGGGGTCCCTCCCTGACTGGGCataa
- the LOC140108422 gene encoding uncharacterized protein isoform X3 produces the protein MGGRESSLNFSHPSEGLRKCSGGLSQQISDPSTRVESERGGLSGDHFKMGITSHRSVCLKEELQGRQVLLAESKRGPLGAGCILTGLEPRSGRCLSPNPVGKQGAAEAVDQSRQSYPDRTLLAEEELVPNSSEVSSGPSIHSSGEARPSTSGTSPASEPRVSKIGSLDPESAFLKTKGLSYKVIKTLKNSRKPVTHAIYLKIWKKFCSWSKDMPNQDSPNVCQILDFLQDGFEKGLRPSTLKVQVLALSAFYDTALAEHRWVKRFFQACTRLRPTVKESSPQWDLSLVLDALTESPFEPNDS, from the coding sequence ATGGGCGGAAGAGAATCTTCGCTCAATTTCAGCCATCCATCTGAAGGGCTCAGAAAATGTAGTGgcggattatctcagcagatCTCAGATCCTTCCACACGAGTGGAGTCTGAACGAGGAGGTCTTTCAGGAGATCATTTCAAGATGGGGATTACCAGCCATCGATCTGTTTGCCTCAAGGAAGAACTGCAAGGTAGACAAGTTCTACTCGCTGAATCCAAGAGAGGCCCCTTGGGTGCTGGATGCATTCTCACAGGTCTGGAGCCAAGATCTGGTAGATGCCTTTCCCCCAATCCCGTTGGTAAGCAAGGTGCTGCAGAAGCTGTTGATCAGTCCAGACAGTCTTATCCTGATCGCACCCTTCTAGCCGAAGAAGAGTTGGTTCCCAATTCTTCAGAAGTTAGCAGTGGACCTTCCATTCATTCTTCCGGAGAGGCCagaccttctacatcagggaccAGTCCTGCATCAGAACCCAGGGTTTCTAAAATtggcagcctggatcctgaaagcgcCTTCTTGAAAACAAAGGGACTATCATATAAGGTAATTAAGACCTTAAAAAATAGTAGGAAACCAGTAACTCATGCCATATatcttaaaatatggaaaaagttttgttcctgGTCTAAGGATATGCCTAATCAGGATTCTCCTAATGTATGTCAAATCCTTGATTTTCTACAGGACGGGTTTGAAAAGGGGCTTCGACCCAGCACCTTGAAAGTCCAGGTCTTGGCCCTGAGTGCATTCTATGACACCGCACTTGCAGAACACAGGTGGGTTAAAAGATTTTTCCAGGCCTGTACACGTTTACGTCCTACTGTTAAAGAGTCATCCCCTCAGTGGGATTTATCTTTAGTCTTAGACGCCCTAACTGAGAGCCCTTTTGAACCAAATGACTCTTAA
- the LBX2 gene encoding transcription factor LBX2 has protein sequence MKERGVRGPQEQSTKPFTPFSIEDILSQPNGGLTSPSLRTKGGAPHSSAPLRTKGGVPHPISPLRTTGGAPHSSSPLRTTGGAPHSSSPLRTTGGAPHPLSPLRTTGGAPHSSSPLCALQELASKTFHSLEAGVLRAAEGHDSIGSFGHQTNSKKRRKSRTAFTNQQIYELEKRFLYQKYLSPADRDHMAQLLGLSNAQVITWFQNRRAKLKRDLEEMKADVESLKTLPPQALHKLVSMSDDGAAEEDSGPRSPTSHRLIVHSHHCPTMEHTVQEFSEEEEIEVDN, from the exons ATGAAGGAGAGGGGCGTCCGGGGGCCCCAAGAGCAAAGCACCAAACCCTTCACACCCTTCAGTATAGAGGATATCCTGAGCCAACCGAACGGAGGTCTCACCAGCCCCTCACTCCGCACCAAGGGGGGCGCTCCGCACTCATCCGCCCCGCTCCGCACCAAGGGGGGCGTTCCGCACCCGATCTCCCCGCTCCGCACTACAGGGGGCGCTCCGCACTCATCCTCCCCGCTCCGCACTACAGGGGGCGCTCCGCACTCATCCTCCCCGCTCCGCACTACAGGGGGCGCTCCGCACCCTCTCTCCCCGCTCCGCACTACAGGGGGCGCTCCGCACTCATCCTCCCCACTTTGTGCCCTGCAGGAGTTGGCCAGCAAGACCTTCCACAGCCTGGAGGCGGGGGTCCTGCGAGCAGCTGAAG GTCACGATTCTATTGGATCATTTGGACATCAAACAAATTCTAAGAAGAGGCGGAAATCCCGAACAGCCTTTACCAATCAGCAGATCTATGAGCTGGAGAAACGCTTCCTCTACCAGAAATATCTGTCCCCTGCTGACCGCGACCACATGGCCCAACTGCTGGGGCTCAGCAATGCCCAAGTCATCACCTGGTTCCAGAACCGAAGAGCCAAGCTGAAGAGGGACCTGGAGGAGATGAAGGCTGATGTGGAGTCACTGAAGACGCTGCCACCACAGGCCCTTCATAAACTGGTGTCCATGTCTGATGACGGAGCAGCAGAAGAGGACTCCGGGCCGCGCTCCCCCACCTCGCACAGACTAATAGTCCACTCCCATCATTGTCCAACCATGGAACACACAGTCCAGGAGTTTTCAGAAGAAGAGGAGATTGAGGTAGACAACTGA